In Deinococcus puniceus, one genomic interval encodes:
- a CDS encoding MGDG synthase family glycosyltransferase, with protein MPELALPELPAPDPLRALIVSASFGSGHHQANDAIDRALRAAGTTLEVRHADFIEYMTPVERLFTLHIYDWWLRHAPGMYRAFYDWTDRESEPKALTNVFTWLGRRGMLRDVREVRPEVVVSSYPTPTALANAARMRLGADFLNALVVTDYRVHHHWARPEAELLMVATDEAREQMGQWKIPPESVVVTGIPIAPIYRQLIGSDQAALREEHGLDPELPLILLSGGGTGAYRALGRVLTELGGLGRRVQVLVLAGAKEQGVTRLGGATIHHLGFTRRFPQLLAASDLVVGKAGGLTVAESTTLGVPLVVYEPIPGQEEHNADYLVRHGAALWVKDQNQLRGSVLHALDASERARLSAGAMAVSKPDAADRVAAAVLGKLGRTMEKPLVVSGQW; from the coding sequence ATGCCTGAGCTTGCTCTGCCTGAGCTTCCCGCCCCTGATCCCTTGCGGGCGCTGATCGTTTCTGCTTCGTTTGGCAGTGGGCATCATCAGGCCAACGACGCGATAGACCGGGCCTTACGGGCGGCGGGCACGACGCTGGAGGTGCGGCACGCCGACTTTATCGAGTACATGACGCCTGTGGAGCGCCTGTTCACGCTGCACATCTACGATTGGTGGTTGCGGCACGCTCCCGGCATGTACCGCGCCTTTTATGACTGGACAGACCGGGAGTCGGAACCCAAGGCGCTGACCAATGTATTCACGTGGCTGGGCAGGCGCGGCATGTTGCGCGATGTGCGCGAGGTGCGGCCCGAAGTGGTGGTCAGCAGTTACCCCACGCCCACCGCCCTTGCCAACGCTGCCCGCATGCGGCTGGGCGCAGATTTCCTGAACGCCCTAGTGGTCACCGATTACCGCGTGCATCACCACTGGGCGCGGCCCGAAGCCGAGTTGCTGATGGTGGCGACGGATGAGGCGCGGGAACAGATGGGCCAGTGGAAGATTCCGCCGGAGAGCGTGGTGGTCACGGGCATTCCGATTGCGCCGATTTACCGCCAACTCATCGGCTCGGATCAGGCGGCGCTGAGGGAGGAACATGGCCTAGACCCAGAGTTACCGCTGATTTTGCTGTCGGGCGGGGGCACAGGCGCTTACCGGGCGTTGGGCCGCGTGCTGACCGAGTTGGGCGGGCTGGGGCGGCGCGTGCAAGTGCTGGTGCTGGCCGGAGCCAAGGAGCAGGGGGTAACGCGGCTGGGCGGGGCCACCATTCACCATCTGGGCTTTACGCGGCGCTTTCCGCAACTGCTGGCCGCGTCCGATCTGGTGGTGGGCAAGGCGGGCGGCCTTACGGTGGCCGAATCTACGACGCTGGGGGTGCCACTGGTAGTTTACGAACCGATTCCGGGGCAGGAAGAACACAATGCCGACTACCTCGTGCGGCACGGCGCGGCCCTGTGGGTCAAAGACCAGAATCAGTTGCGCGGCTCTGTCCTGCACGCCCTAGACGCCAGCGAACGCGCCCGCCTGAGCGCCGGGGCTATGGCCGTGAGTAAGCCGGATGCGGCGGACAGGGTGGCAGCAGCGGTATTGGGCAAGTTGGGCAGAACAATGGAAAAACCGTTAGTGGTGAGTGGTCAGTGGTGA
- a CDS encoding LptF/LptG family permease gives MTRLSRYVTLELLPPLLAGALLFTAILSFGYFFISSQWLTGVPIGLIARWIGYQTPDTLVKVLPMAVVLMTVVAFGRLATERELVAVQSGGISLGRVARPVWVTAAVVTALSIWLSLWVAPRANIETRGLYWDVLTGAGLSQLVGKTVDLGNNLTLALGGYDGAKRELKQIRLEQWSADAPKQGRIIFADAGTFENNRLTLRGYSVYSVDYAAAAQLSKVSETDPVAFREAVQAVFPSVILPPKPSDTLAIDTGLSRKKTLATYADAIGADGEGWNELMAVLNDKNAKASERQTTRVNLNRKLALPFGNLVLALVALPFALRYGRTLGVSLGLALMIAVGYYLVFFLGLTLTPLLPGLPEVGVWLANVVFAGLGLALLRRG, from the coding sequence ATGACCCGCCTGTCCCGCTACGTCACGCTAGAGCTGCTGCCGCCGCTGCTGGCGGGTGCGCTGCTGTTCACGGCCATCCTCAGCTTCGGCTATTTCTTCATTTCCAGCCAGTGGCTGACGGGCGTGCCCATTGGCCTGATTGCCCGTTGGATCGGCTACCAAACGCCCGATACGCTGGTGAAAGTATTGCCGATGGCGGTAGTACTGATGACCGTGGTGGCTTTCGGGCGACTGGCAACCGAGCGCGAATTGGTGGCGGTGCAGTCGGGCGGCATCAGCTTGGGGCGGGTGGCTCGGCCCGTGTGGGTCACGGCGGCAGTGGTCACGGCCCTCTCCATCTGGCTGTCGCTGTGGGTGGCCCCGCGTGCCAACATAGAGACGCGCGGCCTGTACTGGGATGTCCTGACGGGCGCTGGATTGTCGCAACTGGTGGGCAAAACCGTGGATTTGGGCAACAATCTGACACTCGCTTTGGGCGGCTATGACGGAGCCAAGCGCGAACTGAAACAGATTAGGCTGGAACAGTGGTCAGCCGACGCACCCAAGCAGGGCCGGATTATTTTCGCCGACGCCGGAACCTTTGAAAACAACCGCCTGACCCTGCGCGGTTACAGCGTGTACAGCGTAGATTACGCGGCTGCGGCGCAATTGTCGAAGGTGTCCGAGACTGACCCGGTGGCCTTCCGTGAAGCGGTGCAAGCCGTGTTCCCCAGCGTCATTCTGCCGCCCAAACCTTCCGACACGTTGGCGATAGATACGGGCCTGAGCCGCAAGAAAACGCTGGCGACCTATGCCGACGCGATCGGCGCAGACGGCGAGGGTTGGAATGAGCTGATGGCCGTGCTGAACGACAAGAATGCCAAAGCGTCCGAGCGACAAACCACCCGCGTGAACCTGAACCGCAAGCTGGCCCTGCCCTTCGGAAATCTGGTGCTGGCGCTGGTGGCCCTGCCCTTTGCGCTGCGGTATGGGCGCACCCTCGGCGTGTCGCTGGGCCTCGCCCTGATGATTGCGGTGGGCTACTACTTGGTGTTTTTTCTGGGCCTCACGCTGACGCCGCTGCTGCCCGGTCTGCCCGAAGTGGGCGTGTGGTTGGCGAATGTGGTGTTTGCAGGGCTGGGACTGGCGCTGTTGAGGCGGGGATGA